One genomic segment of Arachis duranensis cultivar V14167 chromosome 4, aradu.V14167.gnm2.J7QH, whole genome shotgun sequence includes these proteins:
- the LOC107482455 gene encoding beta-carotene isomerase D27, chloroplastic produces the protein MVVLSFQVVLPTPSPQQQHRRTVRNGNGGNRNNVTWCGIAEPSGEPAPLGQKTRYNDSMLEKAFMTLFARKMEKFAEPVKEKKKKEEKEKKGLWDWGYDYESFVNVSKRVMERRSRAQQQEVVREVLLSMLPPGAPAQFRKLFPPTKWAAEFNAALTVPFFHWLVGPSEVVEVEVNGVKQKSGVHIKKCRYLENSGCVGMCVNMCKIPTQDFFTNEFGLPLTMIPNFEDMSCDMVYGQAPPPFEEDPVSKQPCYAEICSISTPSSSVCPKLQS, from the exons ATGGTGGTTCTGAGCTTCCAAGTTGTGCTTCCAACCCCTTCACCACAACAGCAGCACCGCAGAACTGTAAGAAATGGCAATGGCGGCAACAGGAATAACGTCACGTGGTGTGGGATAGCGGAACCTTCCGGTGAGCCTGCTCCTTTGGGACAGAAGACGCGTTACAATGACAGCATGTTGGAGAAGGCGTTCATGACTCTGTTTGCAAGAAAGATGGAGAAGTTCGCAGAACCtgtgaaagagaagaagaagaaggaggagaaggagaagaagggtTTGTGGGATTGGGGTTATGACTACGAGAGTTTCGTGAATGTGTCGAAGAGGGTCATGGAGCGTAGGTCACGTGCTCAGCAGCAGGAAGTTGTTAGAGAAGTTCTCTTGTCCATGCTTCCTCCAGGTGCGCCTGCTCAG TTCAGGAAACTGTTTCCACCAACAAAATGGGCTGCAGAGTTTAATGCTGCATTGACAGTGCCTTTCTTCCATTGGTTAGTTGGGCCTTCTGAG GTTGTGGAAGTAGAGGTAAATGGGGTGAAGCAAAAAAGTGGCGTCCATATAAAGAAATGCAG GTACTTGGAGAACAGTGGCTGTGTGGGAATGTGCGTCAATATGTGCAAGATTCCTACCCAAGATTTTTTCACTAACGAATTCGGACTTCCATTGACAATGATTCCGA ATTTTGAAGATATGAGTTGTGATATGGTGTACGGCCAAGCCCCACCCCCATTTGAAGAGGACCCAGTTTCAAAACAACCTTGTTATGCAGAAATCT GTTCTATTTCAACTCCAAGTTCCAGTGTGTGTCCTAAACTACAATCTTGA
- the LOC107482456 gene encoding 50S ribosomal protein L11, chloroplastic, with the protein MALTLFTPSSLCSSSSSLFSVPVKFSLTPQTNISLRFTKTKSPLPHRRRFNVIAMAPPKPGGKAKKVVGIIKLALEAGKATPAPPVGPALGSKGVNIMAFCKDYNARTADKAGYVIPVEITVFDDKSFTFILKTPPASVLLLKAAGVEKGSKDPQMQKVGKITIDQLRAIATEKLPDLNCSTIESAMRIIAGTAANMGIDVDPPVLEPKKKELV; encoded by the exons ATGGCTTTAACCCTCTTCACCCCCTCTTCActctgttcttcttcttcttctctcttttctgttCCCGTCAAATTTTCCCTAACCCCCCAAACCAACATCTCTCTCCGGTTCACTAAAACCAAAAGCCCTCTTCCACATAGAAGACGCTTCAATGTCATTGCCATGGCTCCCCCTAAGCCCGGTGGCAAAGCCAAGAAAG TTGTGGGAATCATAAAGTTGGCTCTGGAAGCTGGGAAAGCCACTCCTGCTCCTCCGGTTGGACCGGCTCTCGGTTCAAAGGGTGTCAACATTATGGCTTTTTGTAAGGATTACAATGCCAGGACTGCCGACAAGGCCGGTTATGTCATTCCTGTCGAAATCACAGTATTTGAT GATAAGAGCTTTACTTTCATATTGAAGACTCCACCTGCTTCGGTTCTACTACTTAAGGCTGCCG GAGTGGAAAAGGGTTCGAAAGACCCGCAGATGCAAAAAGTAGGTAAGATCACGATTGACCAATTGCGAGCAATTGCTACTGAAAAGTTGCCAGACTTGAATTGCTCGACTATCGAATCTGCTATGAGAATAATAGCAGGCACTGCAGCAAATATGGGAATTGATGTTGATCCTCCTGTTCTTGAACCCAAGAAAAAGGAACTTGTGTAA